Proteins encoded within one genomic window of Streptomyces sp. NBC_00523:
- a CDS encoding transposase family protein — translation MGAGAKHQMVFVDRLLATLVHLRHGVTHDVLACWFGVDRSTVTRAVGEVRPLLAERGCTVSPGVRLRSLAEVVEHLGQAGKTGIIDGTEIRVRRPAVGRKDRDKFISGKNKQNAVKAMVFTDGDGRLLFCSPTRPGSCADITHARKLGLVKLLADGPAVEILADAGYQGLGAQTGGRVVTPPHRKFKKNAPDWYEEMHERQRKAHSSRRIRVEHGIAHLKNWRALARHLGRREHMDDTVQAIAGLLSHQQTADRILARQT, via the coding sequence GTGGGCGCTGGTGCGAAGCACCAGATGGTGTTCGTCGACCGGCTCCTGGCCACGCTGGTGCACCTTCGCCATGGGGTTACTCATGATGTGCTGGCCTGCTGGTTCGGCGTGGACCGCTCGACAGTCACCCGGGCTGTCGGTGAGGTGCGGCCTCTGCTCGCCGAGCGAGGGTGCACCGTCAGCCCCGGCGTACGGCTGCGTTCCCTGGCCGAGGTCGTGGAGCATCTCGGCCAGGCCGGGAAGACCGGCATCATCGACGGCACCGAGATCCGGGTCCGCCGCCCGGCCGTCGGCCGCAAGGACCGGGACAAGTTCATCTCCGGCAAGAACAAGCAGAACGCCGTGAAGGCCATGGTCTTCACCGACGGGGACGGGCGACTGCTGTTCTGCAGCCCGACCAGACCCGGAAGCTGCGCGGACATCACCCACGCCCGCAAGTTAGGGCTGGTCAAGCTCCTGGCCGACGGGCCGGCGGTCGAGATCCTCGCCGATGCCGGCTACCAGGGACTCGGAGCACAGACCGGCGGCCGCGTCGTGACGCCCCCGCACCGCAAGTTCAAGAAGAACGCCCCGGACTGGTACGAGGAGATGCACGAGCGCCAGCGCAAAGCTCACTCCTCACGCCGTATCCGGGTCGAGCACGGCATCGCCCACCTGAAGAACTGGCGGGCACTGGCCCGCCACCTCGGCCGCCGCGAGCACATGGACGACACCGTCCAAGCCATCGCCGGCCTACTGTCCCACCAACAGACCGCAGACCGGATCCTGGCTCGGCAGACGTGA
- a CDS encoding DUF6278 family protein has translation MNIPFLDNWRKRYDGTRKTGLAGVVDADPEGVAELLAECELLRVRVGERGIELDDSPASLTALDQLVPRWRDDPEELPWLGNDAGLYLGTVLVRNVDGAHWHIWPSGQPVVRLASGREIDVVEAGLDWAMSGSPELSQVYAESAEG, from the coding sequence ATGAACATCCCTTTCTTGGACAACTGGCGTAAGCGTTACGACGGGACGCGAAAGACGGGCCTCGCGGGCGTCGTCGACGCCGATCCGGAGGGCGTGGCCGAGCTGCTCGCCGAATGCGAGCTGCTCCGGGTCCGGGTGGGGGAGCGCGGCATCGAACTGGACGACAGCCCCGCCTCGTTGACGGCGCTCGACCAGCTGGTGCCGCGCTGGCGCGACGACCCGGAGGAGCTGCCCTGGCTGGGCAACGACGCCGGGCTCTACCTCGGCACGGTCCTGGTGCGCAATGTCGACGGGGCGCACTGGCACATCTGGCCGAGCGGTCAGCCCGTCGTGCGGCTCGCCTCCGGCCGGGAGATCGACGTGGTCGAGGCGGGCCTCGACTGGGCGATGTCCGGCAGCCCCGAACTGTCCCAGGTGTACGCGGAGTCCGCCGAGGGCTGA
- the pcaDC gene encoding bifunctional 3-oxoadipate enol-lactonase/4-carboxymuconolactone decarboxylase PcaDC — MSDTPPNTLQYRFDGPEDAPVLVIGPSLGTTWHMWDRQIPELVRHWRVFRYDLPGHGGAPARPATAVAELGDRLLATLDGVGVQRFGYVGCSIGGAIGADLALRHPHRVAALALVASSARFGSADEFRQRGVIVRTNGLEPMARTAPERWFTPAFAAAQPAIVEWAVQMVRTTDPGCYIAACEALAAFDVRTELSRIPVPTLVVVGAEDRVTGPGDARTLVAGIPDARLALVPAASHLAPVEQPGAVTDLLLTHFSTAWQDTQAAIPMPDSVPRLSAPVQPLAEIAPAGPAPEAAAGGRPDPYAPGMRLRREVLGDAQVDGVLAATDDFTEDFQELVTRYAWGEVWSREGLDRRTRSTVTLTALVASGRMESLAAHTRAALRNGLTPTEIREVLMQTAVYCGVPAASAAFTIAQSVIRAETTPPA, encoded by the coding sequence GTGAGTGATACACCGCCGAACACCCTGCAATACCGCTTTGACGGGCCAGAAGACGCCCCGGTCCTGGTCATCGGCCCCTCACTGGGTACTACATGGCACATGTGGGACCGCCAGATACCCGAGCTCGTCCGGCACTGGAGAGTCTTCCGGTACGACCTCCCCGGGCACGGCGGCGCCCCCGCCCGGCCCGCGACCGCCGTGGCGGAGCTGGGGGACCGGCTCCTCGCGACGCTCGACGGGGTCGGGGTCCAGCGCTTCGGGTACGTGGGGTGCTCCATCGGCGGGGCGATCGGCGCGGACCTGGCGCTGCGGCACCCGCACCGGGTCGCCGCGCTCGCCCTGGTGGCGTCCTCCGCCCGGTTCGGCAGCGCCGACGAGTTCCGGCAGCGCGGCGTCATCGTCCGTACGAACGGCCTGGAGCCCATGGCGCGCACCGCGCCCGAGCGCTGGTTCACGCCCGCCTTCGCCGCGGCGCAGCCCGCCATCGTGGAGTGGGCCGTCCAGATGGTGCGGACCACCGACCCGGGGTGCTACATCGCCGCCTGCGAGGCCCTGGCCGCCTTCGACGTCCGTACGGAACTGAGCCGCATCCCCGTCCCCACCCTCGTCGTGGTCGGGGCGGAGGACCGGGTGACCGGGCCGGGCGACGCGCGCACCCTGGTCGCGGGGATACCGGACGCCCGGCTCGCGCTGGTGCCCGCGGCCTCGCACCTGGCGCCCGTCGAGCAGCCCGGGGCGGTCACCGATCTCCTGCTGACCCACTTCTCCACCGCCTGGCAGGACACCCAGGCGGCCATCCCGATGCCCGACTCCGTGCCCCGGCTCTCCGCCCCCGTCCAGCCCCTCGCGGAGATCGCCCCCGCCGGACCGGCCCCCGAAGCGGCGGCCGGCGGGCGCCCCGACCCGTACGCGCCGGGCATGCGGCTGCGGCGCGAGGTGCTGGGCGACGCGCAGGTGGACGGGGTACTGGCCGCCACCGACGACTTCACCGAGGACTTCCAGGAGCTGGTCACCCGGTACGCCTGGGGCGAGGTGTGGAGCAGGGAGGGGCTGGACCGGCGCACCCGCTCCACGGTCACGCTCACCGCGCTCGTCGCCTCCGGGCGGATGGAGAGCCTGGCCGCGCACACCAGGGCCGCCCTGCGCAACGGACTCACGCCCACCGAGATCCGGGAGGTGCTGATGCAGACGGCCGTGTACTGCGGGGTCCCGGCCGCGAGCGCCGCCTTCACGATCGCGCAGTCGGTGATTCGGGCGGAAACGACGCCGCCCGCGTAG
- a CDS encoding LamG-like jellyroll fold domain-containing protein: MASDEPVEVLSLRDERSSTVANPDGTFTTTTAVQPVRARKNGEWTDIDTTLVRQKDGSYTPKAAVTAMSFSGGGTTTFGTIQKDGRALSLDWPDKLPEPTVEGSTATYPEVMPGVDLQVTASAEGFSHLIVVKDAEAADNPDLARLQLPVSATSVDLQESEDGGLTATDTAGGTVFEAPAPLMWDSTAGDGPEPGDPSPTAVEPNNGELAVTPPDGTRVADVDVEVGRDELTLTPDNGLLTGEDTVYPVYIDPVVKTASRSSWTMVSSHYASTEFWKFDNHEGVGRCPADVSYLCASSSDTKRQFFAIPTASFEGKDIIKAEFAVTMVHAYSSDAKSVLLSRVNSTGASAINSSTNWNNQPSWKADVDSESPTNPAGSCTADNQNVWFDAKTAVQQAADKGWDTTTFRLRAGDESKYSYWKRFCGNALLSVTYNRPPLAPSMADLTMSPGGKCEYRHADEHYVSEAPVLNATIKDYDHNDTPSKSESLKAQFHVFWTKDSTQVDHYATTAFHTTTGTGQTGSAAFKYTVGSDLSTDSDAGFSIPSNVAIGWEVRGSDGTAWGPWSSAGDEAYRCEFIYDATAPKAPVITSAQYPDDGAWHAGVGDYGSFTFDSPSNDVAKYTYRFKGGNWSTVATATPGGPATVKFVPPSEGTWSVEAKAVDAAGNAQKTSMGYTFLVDRGRAPVGGWTLGDVKGATSAAGTGSSPAAAPGPGVTFGAKPGPLGAADTYAALDGTENAYLDAGQHIVNTDAGLSVSAWVRLPEVPDHDETVISQDGTGLPGFDLGYDSDTRAWVFRMPFNDMESLGSWQVTGGKVVPDAWTHLIGSYDGVTGIMRLYVDGTAVTTTAKRTTPWNAAGNLQIGRRLALDGYTAHLKGGIADVQVHDRVVTGPESAELGGIVAQQLAYWDVDTAPARVAPEAYGGTGLTLGGGASIYEPAPGCAPETDPDCVETAPEEPMWGDGHLLLNGTDAYATRSAGLLSKQDSFTLTARARLSSVSPTKDQTVMALSGTHGSAITVGYSAADSRWVLIATDADSATATSTTVKATGFLPSSSSKGDHLALVYSAVFGDVVLYVNGVESARVPWANSWDFTTTSLQVGRRLTGTTADAFLSGAVDEVRLFQGALDASLVATVMVLPDDTSVEATLS; encoded by the coding sequence GTGGCATCCGACGAACCGGTCGAGGTACTGAGCCTGCGAGACGAGCGCAGTTCCACCGTGGCCAATCCGGACGGCACCTTCACCACCACGACGGCCGTCCAGCCCGTGCGCGCTCGCAAGAACGGCGAGTGGACGGACATCGACACCACACTCGTACGGCAGAAGGACGGCTCGTACACACCGAAGGCCGCCGTGACCGCCATGTCCTTCTCCGGCGGCGGAACGACCACCTTCGGCACGATCCAGAAGGACGGCCGGGCGCTGTCGCTGGACTGGCCGGACAAACTGCCCGAGCCGACGGTCGAAGGTTCGACAGCGACTTACCCCGAGGTGATGCCGGGCGTAGACCTGCAGGTGACCGCCAGCGCCGAAGGATTCTCACACCTCATCGTCGTCAAGGACGCGGAGGCCGCGGACAACCCGGATCTGGCCCGGTTGCAGCTGCCGGTCAGCGCCACCTCGGTCGACCTGCAGGAATCCGAAGACGGTGGCCTGACCGCGACGGACACGGCCGGAGGGACCGTGTTCGAAGCCCCCGCGCCCTTGATGTGGGACAGCACGGCAGGTGACGGCCCCGAACCGGGTGATCCGTCGCCGACGGCCGTGGAGCCCAACAACGGCGAACTTGCGGTGACTCCGCCGGACGGCACCCGTGTCGCCGACGTGGACGTCGAGGTCGGCCGGGACGAGCTGACCCTGACGCCCGACAACGGACTGCTGACCGGCGAGGACACGGTGTATCCGGTCTACATCGACCCCGTGGTGAAGACGGCCAGCCGAAGCTCTTGGACCATGGTGTCGTCGCACTACGCCTCCACCGAGTTCTGGAAGTTCGACAACCACGAGGGTGTGGGCCGCTGCCCGGCCGACGTGTCGTACCTGTGCGCGAGTTCCAGCGACACCAAGAGGCAGTTCTTCGCCATCCCCACCGCATCCTTCGAGGGCAAGGACATCATCAAGGCGGAGTTCGCCGTGACGATGGTCCACGCGTACAGCAGCGACGCCAAGAGCGTGTTGCTCAGCAGGGTCAACTCCACCGGTGCGAGTGCCATCAACTCCTCCACCAACTGGAACAACCAGCCTTCCTGGAAGGCGGACGTCGACAGCGAGTCGCCGACCAACCCCGCTGGTTCCTGCACCGCGGACAACCAGAACGTCTGGTTCGACGCCAAGACGGCCGTCCAGCAGGCCGCCGACAAGGGCTGGGACACCACGACCTTCCGGCTGCGCGCCGGAGACGAGAGCAAATACTCGTACTGGAAGAGGTTCTGCGGCAACGCCCTGCTCTCCGTCACGTACAACCGGCCGCCCCTGGCCCCCTCCATGGCGGACCTCACTATGTCGCCCGGTGGTAAGTGCGAGTACCGTCACGCCGACGAGCATTACGTCTCCGAGGCACCCGTCCTCAACGCCACGATCAAGGACTACGACCACAACGACACCCCCAGCAAGTCCGAAAGCCTCAAGGCCCAGTTCCACGTCTTCTGGACGAAGGACTCGACGCAGGTAGACCACTACGCGACCACGGCCTTCCATACGACGACCGGTACGGGCCAGACGGGCTCCGCCGCGTTCAAGTACACAGTCGGCTCGGACCTCAGCACGGATTCCGACGCGGGCTTCAGCATCCCGTCCAACGTAGCCATCGGCTGGGAGGTGCGGGGCTCGGACGGAACCGCGTGGGGCCCGTGGAGCTCGGCAGGTGACGAAGCGTACCGGTGTGAGTTCATTTACGACGCCACCGCACCCAAGGCGCCAGTGATCACCTCCGCGCAATACCCCGACGACGGGGCCTGGCACGCGGGCGTCGGTGACTACGGCAGCTTCACCTTCGACTCCCCGTCGAACGACGTGGCGAAGTACACGTACCGTTTCAAGGGAGGTAACTGGTCCACGGTCGCGACGGCCACGCCAGGCGGCCCCGCGACGGTGAAGTTCGTGCCTCCCAGCGAGGGGACGTGGAGCGTCGAGGCCAAGGCCGTCGACGCGGCGGGCAACGCCCAGAAGACGTCGATGGGGTACACCTTCCTTGTCGACCGTGGACGCGCCCCGGTGGGCGGCTGGACTCTCGGTGACGTCAAGGGCGCCACCTCGGCAGCCGGCACCGGCTCGTCCCCGGCTGCCGCACCTGGCCCCGGAGTCACCTTCGGCGCCAAGCCCGGACCGCTCGGCGCCGCCGACACGTACGCCGCACTCGACGGCACCGAGAACGCCTACCTCGACGCCGGTCAGCACATCGTGAACACGGACGCCGGCCTCTCGGTCAGCGCCTGGGTGCGGCTGCCGGAGGTTCCGGACCACGACGAGACCGTGATCAGCCAGGACGGCACCGGCCTGCCGGGCTTCGATCTGGGCTACGACAGCGACACCCGCGCCTGGGTCTTCCGTATGCCGTTCAACGACATGGAGTCGCTGGGCAGCTGGCAGGTCACCGGAGGCAAGGTGGTGCCGGACGCATGGACGCACCTCATCGGCTCCTACGACGGCGTCACAGGCATCATGCGCCTCTACGTGGACGGCACGGCGGTCACCACCACCGCGAAGCGGACCACGCCGTGGAACGCCGCCGGAAACCTTCAGATCGGACGCCGGCTGGCCCTCGACGGCTACACCGCCCACCTCAAGGGCGGCATCGCCGACGTCCAGGTCCACGACCGAGTCGTCACCGGCCCCGAGAGCGCGGAGCTGGGCGGCATCGTGGCCCAGCAGCTCGCCTACTGGGATGTCGACACCGCTCCGGCGAGGGTCGCGCCCGAGGCGTACGGCGGCACCGGCCTCACGCTCGGCGGCGGCGCCTCCATCTACGAACCGGCGCCGGGCTGCGCCCCAGAGACAGACCCGGACTGCGTGGAGACCGCACCGGAAGAGCCGATGTGGGGCGACGGCCACCTGCTGCTGAACGGCACCGACGCCTATGCGACACGGTCCGCCGGGCTGCTCTCGAAGCAGGACAGCTTCACCCTGACCGCCCGCGCCCGCCTGTCCTCCGTTTCACCCACGAAGGACCAGACGGTCATGGCGCTCAGTGGGACCCACGGCAGCGCGATCACAGTGGGGTATTCGGCCGCGGACAGCCGATGGGTCCTGATCGCGACCGATGCGGATTCGGCGACGGCCACGAGCACCACCGTCAAGGCGACAGGCTTCCTGCCCAGCAGCAGTAGCAAGGGCGACCACCTCGCCCTCGTGTACTCGGCCGTCTTCGGAGACGTCGTGTTGTACGTAAACGGCGTCGAGAGCGCCCGTGTGCCGTGGGCCAACAGCTGGGACTTCACTACGACCTCGCTCCAGGTGGGCCGCAGACTGACCGGTACCACCGCCGACGCCTTCCTCTCGGGCGCGGTCGACGAGGTGCGTCTGTTCCAGGGCGCGCTCGACGCCAGTCTCGTCGCGACCGTCATGGTCCTTCCCGACGACACGAGCGTCGAGGCGACGCTGTCCTGA
- a CDS encoding exodeoxyribonuclease III: MRIATWNVNSITARLPRLLAWLESSGTDVLCLQETKCTAEQFPADALREAGYESAVNANGRWNGVALISRAGLSDIVLGLPEGPAYEDAQEPRAISATCGPVRLWSVYVPNGREVAHEHYAYKLRWLEALRKAVAADAAGAVPFAVLGDFNVAPTDEDVWDPALFEGATHVTPAEREALAALRAEGLSDVMPRPLKYDRPYTFWDYRELRFPKNKGMRIDLAYGNAPFTAAVKDSYVDREERKGKGASDHAPVVVDLDL, from the coding sequence ATGCGCATCGCCACCTGGAACGTCAACTCGATCACCGCCCGCCTGCCGAGGCTGCTGGCCTGGCTGGAGAGCAGCGGCACCGACGTGCTGTGCCTCCAGGAGACCAAGTGCACCGCCGAGCAGTTCCCCGCCGACGCGCTCCGCGAGGCGGGCTACGAGTCCGCGGTCAACGCCAACGGGCGGTGGAACGGGGTCGCGCTGATCTCCCGCGCCGGCCTCTCCGACATCGTCCTCGGCCTGCCCGAAGGACCGGCCTACGAGGACGCGCAGGAGCCCCGCGCGATCAGCGCCACCTGCGGCCCGGTGCGCCTCTGGTCGGTGTACGTGCCCAACGGCCGCGAGGTCGCCCACGAGCACTACGCGTACAAGCTGCGCTGGCTGGAGGCGCTGCGCAAGGCCGTGGCCGCCGACGCCGCCGGTGCGGTCCCCTTCGCCGTGCTCGGCGACTTCAACGTGGCCCCGACCGACGAGGACGTCTGGGACCCGGCCCTCTTCGAGGGGGCCACGCATGTCACCCCCGCCGAGCGGGAAGCCCTGGCCGCCCTGCGCGCCGAGGGCCTGTCCGACGTCATGCCCCGCCCTCTGAAGTACGACCGCCCGTACACCTTCTGGGACTACCGCGAGCTGCGCTTCCCGAAGAACAAGGGCATGCGCATCGACCTCGCCTATGGCAACGCCCCCTTCACCGCAGCGGTCAAGGACAGCTACGTGGACCGCGAGGAGCGCAAGGGCAAGGGCGCCTCCGACCACGCCCCGGTCGTGGTCGACCTGGACCTCTGA
- a CDS encoding FG-GAP repeat protein, protein MKLKFRMPGIVAAAGLLVAASGLVFTYAAPAAAAACAGVGSDYNGDGLIDNVVTDPQATVSGVKEAGLIRVIYAGDVPASEISQASPNMGSVAPEQGDRFGSAIAWTDFNGDGCTDLVVGTPNEDLGSGAEVMRDAGIIHIIYGSPAGLGAGDPATLYGQASFGPGANEAGDLFGYALQAGTAASGEPYLVVGSPGEDVLVDGVSVPDAGSVSYAEGNTRGAITQDSPGVFGDVESGDQFGAALAGTNRYFAVGEPGETLENAAAAGGVTVFSHTLKDGMPTPLTWIDQGEGLTGAIEPGDRFGAALSMTNYRPSKQTYNTDALLAIGTPGEAIGTVPGAGSTTVVRIEPSGTFTEIKALDAGIANVEGEPGAGDSFGQRVAITNTDTSVVTSTSTIRLAVGVPGRDVDGLADAGVVHVFKPLDTDPGSTDKIIKRGSGVLPGTPHARDFTGIALRSGTSVLYIGIPYSKDPATSKGVLYTMPWTDIDGTSNVGTKTFQPGAGGLSDIGTAFATVG, encoded by the coding sequence GTGAAACTGAAATTCCGTATGCCCGGAATCGTCGCTGCGGCCGGATTGCTTGTAGCAGCGTCTGGCTTGGTGTTCACCTACGCAGCGCCGGCTGCCGCGGCGGCGTGCGCGGGTGTCGGCTCTGACTACAACGGCGACGGGCTTATCGACAACGTAGTCACGGACCCGCAGGCGACGGTATCCGGAGTCAAGGAAGCCGGTCTGATCCGGGTCATCTACGCGGGAGACGTGCCCGCTTCCGAGATTTCGCAGGCGTCGCCGAACATGGGATCCGTGGCGCCCGAGCAGGGTGACCGCTTCGGATCAGCCATAGCTTGGACCGACTTCAACGGTGACGGCTGTACTGACCTCGTCGTCGGCACTCCGAACGAAGACCTCGGCTCGGGTGCCGAGGTCATGAGGGACGCCGGCATCATCCACATCATCTACGGTTCGCCCGCCGGTCTCGGCGCCGGTGATCCGGCCACTCTCTACGGCCAAGCCTCGTTCGGGCCGGGAGCGAACGAGGCCGGTGACCTGTTCGGCTACGCGCTGCAGGCCGGTACCGCTGCCTCTGGCGAGCCGTATCTCGTCGTCGGATCCCCCGGTGAAGATGTTCTGGTCGATGGCGTCAGCGTTCCTGACGCCGGTTCCGTCAGCTATGCGGAGGGCAACACAAGAGGCGCGATCACCCAGGACAGCCCGGGAGTCTTCGGCGACGTCGAGAGCGGCGATCAGTTCGGAGCCGCGCTGGCGGGGACAAATCGCTACTTCGCCGTCGGAGAACCGGGGGAGACCCTGGAAAATGCCGCGGCCGCTGGCGGAGTCACCGTCTTCAGCCACACACTCAAGGACGGCATGCCCACCCCGCTCACATGGATCGACCAGGGCGAAGGGCTCACCGGCGCCATCGAGCCCGGTGACCGCTTCGGGGCCGCGCTGTCGATGACCAACTACCGCCCGTCGAAACAGACCTACAACACGGATGCCCTGCTCGCCATCGGCACCCCGGGCGAAGCGATCGGAACGGTTCCCGGCGCGGGTAGCACCACGGTGGTGCGCATCGAACCCTCGGGCACGTTCACCGAGATCAAGGCGCTGGACGCCGGTATCGCGAACGTGGAAGGCGAGCCCGGCGCGGGAGACTCCTTCGGGCAACGGGTAGCCATCACCAACACCGACACCAGCGTGGTGACCAGCACGTCCACCATCCGACTCGCGGTGGGCGTCCCCGGGCGCGACGTGGACGGGCTCGCGGACGCCGGAGTGGTGCACGTGTTCAAGCCCCTCGACACCGACCCGGGAAGTACGGACAAGATCATCAAGCGGGGCTCCGGAGTGCTGCCCGGCACCCCTCACGCCCGTGACTTCACCGGCATCGCGCTCCGCTCCGGCACAAGCGTCCTGTACATAGGCATCCCCTACAGCAAGGACCCCGCGACCTCCAAGGGTGTGCTCTACACGATGCCGTGGACCGACATCGACGGCACGTCGAACGTCGGCACCAAGACCTTCCAGCCCGGCGCCGGCGGCCTCTCGGACATCGGCACTGCCTTCGCGACCGTCGGATGA
- a CDS encoding amino acid ABC transporter ATP-binding protein has translation MAVDPLIELRDVNKYYGKLHVLQDINLTVGRGEVVVVIGPSGSGKSTLCRTINRLETIESGHIAIDGNPLPEEGRGLAQLRAEVGMVFQSFNLFAHKTVLANVSLAQVKVRKRKKDEADQRSRELLDRVGLGAHADKFPAQLSGGQQQRVAIARALAMDPKALLFDEPTSALDPEMINEVLEVMQQLAREGMTMVVVTHEMGFARSAANRVVFMADGCVVEDRTPEDFFTSPESDRAKDFLSKILKH, from the coding sequence ATGGCCGTCGATCCGTTGATCGAGCTGCGAGACGTCAACAAGTACTACGGAAAGTTGCACGTACTGCAGGACATCAATCTCACCGTCGGCCGCGGGGAGGTGGTGGTGGTCATCGGCCCGTCCGGCTCCGGGAAGTCGACGCTCTGCCGGACGATCAACCGGCTGGAGACCATCGAGTCGGGCCACATCGCCATCGACGGCAATCCCCTCCCCGAGGAGGGCCGGGGGCTGGCCCAGCTGAGGGCCGAAGTCGGCATGGTCTTCCAGTCGTTCAACCTCTTCGCGCACAAGACCGTCCTCGCCAACGTCTCCCTGGCCCAGGTCAAGGTGCGCAAGCGGAAGAAGGACGAGGCGGACCAGCGCTCCCGCGAACTCCTGGACCGGGTGGGGCTCGGCGCGCACGCCGACAAGTTCCCCGCCCAGCTCTCCGGCGGGCAGCAGCAGCGCGTCGCCATCGCCCGCGCCCTCGCCATGGACCCCAAGGCGCTCCTGTTCGACGAGCCGACCTCGGCGCTCGACCCGGAGATGATCAACGAGGTCCTGGAGGTCATGCAGCAGCTCGCCCGCGAGGGCATGACCATGGTCGTCGTCACCCATGAGATGGGCTTCGCCCGCTCCGCCGCCAACCGGGTCGTCTTCATGGCCGACGGCTGCGTCGTGGAGGACCGCACCCCGGAGGACTTCTTCACCTCCCCGGAGAGCGACCGGGCCAAGGACTTCCTGTCCAAGATCCTCAAGCACTGA
- a CDS encoding MBL fold metallo-hydrolase, whose translation MSSHTGNTAPTLTKQSHSCIRLEKDGRTLVIDPGGFSEGDAAIGAEAILVTHEHPDHFDEGRIRAGLEADPEARVWTLRSVAERLSAAFPGRVHTVGHGDTFSAAGFDIEVHGELHAVIHPDIPRVTNIGFLADGQVFHPGDALTVPGRAVDTLLLPVMAPWNKISEVIDYVREVKPRRAIDIHDALLADLARPIYDRQIGELGGSDHGRMAPGDSTGL comes from the coding sequence ATGAGCAGCCATACCGGGAACACCGCGCCGACCCTGACCAAGCAGTCGCACTCCTGCATCCGCCTGGAGAAGGACGGGCGCACGCTCGTCATCGACCCGGGCGGCTTCTCGGAGGGCGACGCGGCGATCGGCGCCGAGGCGATCCTCGTGACGCACGAGCACCCCGACCACTTCGACGAGGGGCGGATCCGGGCCGGTCTCGAAGCCGACCCGGAGGCCCGGGTCTGGACCCTGCGCAGTGTCGCGGAGCGGCTGAGCGCGGCTTTCCCGGGGCGCGTCCACACGGTCGGCCACGGCGACACCTTCTCGGCCGCCGGGTTCGACATCGAGGTGCACGGCGAGCTGCACGCGGTGATCCACCCGGACATCCCGCGCGTCACCAACATCGGCTTCCTGGCCGACGGACAGGTCTTCCACCCCGGCGACGCGCTGACGGTCCCCGGCCGGGCCGTCGACACGCTCCTGCTCCCCGTGATGGCCCCGTGGAACAAGATCTCCGAGGTCATCGACTACGTGCGCGAGGTGAAGCCGCGCCGCGCGATCGACATCCACGACGCGCTCCTCGCCGACCTCGCCCGCCCGATCTACGACCGGCAGATCGGCGAGCTGGGCGGCTCCGACCACGGCCGCATGGCGCCGGGCGACTCGACGGGCCTGTGA
- a CDS encoding IS110 family transposase, with product MTSRTSRKHSSSSDTDPPVRREVLLGVDTHGEVHVAAVISPLGKILATESFPATAAGYRQLLVWARKRGTVRRAGVEGTGTFGAGLSRYLLAQQIQVFEVNRPDRSARRLLGKSDPLDAQAAARAVLSGRARAQAKSGDGPVHSARIYKLAKDSAVKARTQAINQLKAVLVIADPALRERMSSLGNAELFRTCARLGPPDGGGDEEAVTQATHMTLRMLAERIEQLTAQINELTQRLTRLVELHAPQLLEPVGIGPDSAVTLLITMGDNPERLNTEASFAALCGVSPIEYSSGRRRTRRLNHGGDRQANAALHRIVFTRLRHDLRTQAYYERRTQEGKARREIIRCLKRYAAREVFNLVRPVSRTPVL from the coding sequence ATGACCAGCAGGACGAGTAGAAAGCACAGTTCCTCCTCCGATACGGATCCGCCGGTTCGGCGCGAGGTCCTCCTGGGCGTGGACACGCACGGCGAAGTCCATGTCGCGGCCGTCATCTCCCCGCTGGGAAAGATCCTGGCCACCGAGTCCTTCCCAGCGACGGCGGCCGGCTACCGGCAGCTGCTCGTCTGGGCCCGCAAACGGGGGACGGTACGCCGGGCGGGTGTGGAGGGAACGGGCACCTTTGGCGCGGGCCTGTCCCGATATCTGCTCGCTCAGCAGATCCAGGTGTTCGAAGTGAACCGGCCCGACCGCTCGGCCCGCCGTCTGCTCGGCAAGTCGGACCCGCTTGATGCCCAGGCCGCCGCGCGAGCCGTGCTCAGTGGGCGCGCCCGGGCCCAGGCCAAATCGGGCGACGGACCCGTGCACAGCGCCCGGATCTACAAACTTGCCAAGGACTCCGCGGTCAAGGCCCGCACCCAGGCGATCAACCAGCTCAAAGCCGTCCTGGTCATCGCCGACCCCGCCCTGCGGGAACGAATGTCCAGCCTCGGCAACGCCGAGCTGTTCCGCACCTGCGCACGCCTTGGTCCACCCGACGGTGGGGGAGACGAGGAGGCGGTGACCCAGGCCACCCACATGACGTTACGCATGCTCGCCGAGCGCATCGAACAGCTCACCGCTCAGATCAACGAGCTGACCCAACGCCTGACCCGGCTCGTCGAACTCCACGCTCCACAGCTGCTGGAACCGGTGGGCATCGGCCCGGACAGCGCCGTCACTCTCCTGATCACCATGGGTGACAACCCCGAGCGGCTGAACACTGAGGCATCCTTTGCTGCCCTTTGCGGAGTCAGTCCCATCGAGTACTCCTCCGGCCGGCGAAGAACGCGTCGGCTCAACCACGGCGGCGACCGCCAGGCCAACGCCGCCCTGCACCGCATCGTCTTCACCCGACTACGCCACGACCTACGAACCCAGGCGTATTACGAACGCCGCACCCAGGAGGGAAAGGCCCGACGTGAGATCATCCGATGCCTCAAGCGATACGCCGCCCGCGAGGTCTTCAACCTGGTCAGACCGGTGTCTCGCACCCCCGTGTTATAG